Proteins encoded in a region of the Thermodesulfatator atlanticus DSM 21156 genome:
- a CDS encoding FAD-dependent thymidylate synthase has translation MISLEAYRQNFLTLARDFFDELLSEDKALFRDTLFLSFLGARICYASSRPLNLFAEERFRQKEEFLAFLSRLKRSGHASVFAHSPLVVNTSFPEEKAARLAQVLYKAWCSPKDNALCLNLRHFAEVYDDETFMAIVEASYEASQKWQNFKFFHVKFPEGKATLCAKGALSELLEKGLPEPQGIKAEPEVFVIDVAPKETAPFGWLAVVVEGFSRLFSHQYVRHTWLNFNQRSHRYTQVDQFVFPPSFDEEANNLYESQIEKGLELYQGLVSRGIKKEDARFVTPQGSATTVLATGPYFVWEDFVEKRIHPKAQWEIRRLAEALALVFRELNP, from the coding sequence ATGATTTCCCTTGAAGCTTATCGCCAAAACTTTCTGACCCTTGCCAGGGATTTCTTTGATGAGCTTTTATCAGAAGATAAAGCCCTTTTCAGGGATACCCTTTTTCTCAGTTTTCTTGGAGCCCGGATTTGCTACGCCTCTTCAAGGCCCCTTAATCTTTTTGCTGAAGAGCGTTTCCGCCAAAAAGAAGAATTCCTGGCCTTCTTAAGCCGTTTGAAACGCTCAGGGCATGCCAGTGTGTTTGCCCATTCGCCTCTGGTGGTAAACACTTCTTTTCCAGAAGAAAAGGCGGCTCGCCTGGCACAGGTGCTTTACAAAGCCTGGTGCTCACCAAAAGACAATGCCTTGTGCCTTAACTTGCGCCATTTTGCTGAAGTCTATGATGACGAAACCTTTATGGCTATTGTGGAAGCCTCTTATGAGGCCAGTCAAAAGTGGCAAAATTTCAAGTTTTTCCACGTAAAGTTCCCCGAAGGCAAAGCAACTCTTTGCGCCAAGGGTGCTTTAAGCGAGCTGCTTGAAAAGGGGCTTCCTGAACCTCAAGGCATAAAAGCTGAGCCCGAAGTCTTTGTGATAGATGTTGCTCCCAAAGAAACAGCACCTTTTGGCTGGCTTGCAGTGGTGGTGGAAGGATTCAGCAGGCTTTTTTCGCACCAGTATGTGCGGCACACCTGGCTTAACTTTAACCAGCGTTCACACCGCTACACTCAGGTGGACCAGTTCGTTTTTCCCCCCTCTTTTGACGAAGAAGCAAACAATTTATACGAAAGTCAGATTGAAAAAGGCCTTGAGCTTTACCAAGGGCTTGTTTCCCGAGGCATAAAAAAAGAAGACGCACGTTTTGTTACGCCTCAAGGCTCAGCCACAACCGTTCTTGCCACAGGGCCTTATTTTGTGTGGGAGGATTTTGTCGAAAAACGGATCCATCCCAAAGCCCAATGGGAGATAAGGCGGCTGGCTGAGGCGTTAGCTCTTGTCTTTCGGGAGCTCAATCCTTAA